In the Streptomyces formicae genome, one interval contains:
- the nadC gene encoding carboxylating nicotinate-nucleotide diphosphorylase yields the protein MSTPDNLPLAAPSAAGGGCGDACGCGGDDAYDPMECGLDPALAQLLTEAGLDPVQVEDIAHMAIEEDLDGGVDVTTVATIPEDAVATADFAAREAGTVAGLRVAEAVLSVVCEDEFEVERHVEDGDRVAAGTVLLSVTTRTRDLLTAERSALNILCRLSGIATATRAWADVLEGTKTRVRDTRKTTPGYRALEKYAVRMGGGVNHRMSLSDAALVKDNHVVAAGGVEQAFKAVREQFPGLAIEVEVDTLHQLREVLDAGADLILLDNFTPGETAEAVALVDGRAFLESSGRLTRENARAYADTGVDYVSVGALTHSSPILDIGLDLREAVRD from the coding sequence GTGAGCACCCCCGACAACCTCCCCCTCGCCGCCCCCTCAGCCGCAGGCGGTGGCTGTGGCGACGCCTGCGGCTGCGGCGGTGACGACGCGTACGACCCCATGGAGTGCGGTCTCGACCCCGCCCTTGCCCAGCTCCTGACCGAGGCGGGCCTCGACCCCGTGCAGGTCGAGGACATCGCGCACATGGCCATCGAGGAGGACCTGGACGGCGGCGTGGACGTCACCACGGTCGCCACCATCCCCGAGGACGCCGTCGCCACCGCCGACTTCGCCGCGCGCGAGGCGGGCACCGTCGCGGGCCTGCGCGTCGCCGAAGCCGTCCTCTCCGTAGTGTGCGAGGACGAGTTCGAGGTCGAGCGGCACGTCGAGGACGGCGACCGCGTCGCTGCGGGCACCGTGCTGCTCAGCGTCACCACCCGCACCCGCGACCTGCTCACCGCCGAGCGCAGCGCGCTCAACATCCTGTGCCGCCTCTCCGGCATCGCGACCGCCACGCGCGCGTGGGCGGACGTCCTGGAGGGCACGAAGACGCGGGTGCGCGACACCCGCAAGACGACGCCCGGCTACCGCGCCCTGGAGAAGTACGCGGTGCGCATGGGCGGCGGCGTGAACCACCGCATGTCGCTCTCCGACGCGGCCCTGGTCAAGGACAACCACGTGGTCGCCGCGGGCGGCGTGGAGCAGGCGTTCAAGGCCGTGCGCGAGCAGTTCCCCGGTCTGGCCATCGAGGTCGAGGTCGACACCCTCCACCAGCTGCGCGAGGTCCTGGACGCGGGCGCCGACCTGATCCTCCTGGACAACTTCACGCCGGGCGAGACCGCGGAGGCCGTGGCCCTGGTGGACGGCCGCGCCTTCCTGGAGTCCTCGGGCCGCCTCACCCGGGAGAACGCGCGCGCGTACGCCGATACGGGCGTGGACTACGTGTCGGTGGGCGCGCTCACCCACTCGTCGCCGATCCTGGACATCGGTCTCGACCTTCGGGAAGCGGTGCGGGACTGA
- a CDS encoding type III pantothenate kinase, whose amino-acid sequence MLLTIDVGNTHTVLGLFDGEDIVEHWRISTDARRTADELAVLLNGLMGMHPLLGEELGDGIDGIAICSTVPSVLHELREVTRRYYGDVPAVLVEPGIKTGVPILMDNPKEVGADRIINAVAAVELYGGPAIVVDFGTATTFDAVSARGEYAGGVIAPGIEISVEALGVRGAQLRKIELARPRSVIGKNTVEAMQAGILYGFAGQVDGVVNRMARELAGPGGDPEDVTVIATGGLAPMVLGEASVIDEHEPWLTLIGLRLVYERNVARG is encoded by the coding sequence ATGCTGCTCACCATCGACGTAGGCAACACGCACACGGTCCTCGGCCTCTTCGACGGCGAGGACATCGTCGAGCACTGGCGCATCTCCACCGACGCCCGCCGCACCGCCGACGAACTGGCGGTGCTCCTCAACGGATTGATGGGCATGCACCCGCTGCTCGGCGAGGAGCTGGGCGACGGCATCGACGGCATCGCGATCTGTTCCACCGTCCCCTCGGTCCTGCACGAGCTGCGCGAGGTCACCAGGCGCTACTACGGAGACGTGCCCGCCGTGCTCGTCGAACCGGGCATCAAGACCGGCGTCCCGATCCTCATGGACAACCCCAAGGAGGTCGGCGCCGACCGCATCATCAACGCGGTCGCGGCGGTCGAGCTCTACGGAGGCCCGGCGATCGTCGTCGACTTCGGCACGGCGACGACCTTCGACGCGGTCTCCGCGCGCGGGGAGTACGCCGGTGGCGTGATCGCCCCCGGCATCGAGATCTCGGTGGAGGCCCTCGGCGTGCGCGGCGCCCAGCTCCGCAAGATCGAGCTGGCCAGGCCGCGCAGCGTCATCGGCAAGAACACCGTGGAGGCCATGCAGGCGGGCATCCTGTACGGCTTCGCGGGGCAGGTCGACGGCGTCGTGAACCGCATGGCGCGCGAACTGGCGGGCCCGGGCGGCGACCCCGAGGACGTGACGGTGATCGCCACGGGCGGCCTCGCCCCGATGGTGCTCGGCGAGGCGTCGGTCATCGACGAGCACGAGCCGTGGCTGACGCTGATCGGACTCCGGCTCGTCTACGAGCGGAACGTGGCCCGGGGCTGA
- a CDS encoding BlaI/MecI/CopY family transcriptional regulator gives MGELEDSVMTRVWKWNRPVTVREVLEDLQQERSIAYTTVMTVLDNLHQKGWVRREAEGRAYRYEAVSTRAAYAAALMNEAWSRSDNPAAALVAFFGMMSPEQREALSDAMRIVQGPENPGSPERGAER, from the coding sequence TTGGGAGAACTCGAAGACTCAGTCATGACGCGGGTGTGGAAGTGGAACCGCCCCGTGACCGTTCGAGAAGTCCTGGAAGACCTTCAGCAGGAACGGTCCATCGCGTACACGACCGTGATGACCGTTTTGGACAATCTCCATCAGAAGGGCTGGGTGCGTCGCGAAGCGGAAGGGCGTGCCTATCGATATGAGGCGGTGTCCACTCGTGCCGCCTACGCGGCCGCACTGATGAACGAAGCGTGGTCGCGCAGTGACAACCCCGCGGCCGCACTCGTCGCCTTCTTCGGCATGATGTCGCCGGAACAGCGCGAAGCCCTGAGTGATGCCATGCGTATCGTCCAAGGCCCGGAGAACCCCGGCTCCCCAGAGCGTGGCGCAGAGCGATAG
- a CDS encoding amino-acid N-acetyltransferase, translating to MAADVPELSELSAKAVSLRRARTADVPAVRRLLDSYVGERILLDKATVTLYEDIQEFWVAERDDNAEVVGCGALHVMWEDLAEVRTLAVNPEVKGVGVGHQLLGKLLQTARWLGVRKVFCLTFEVDFFAKHGFVEIGETPVDGDVYSELLRSYDEGVAEFLGLERVKPNTLGNSRMLLHL from the coding sequence ATGGCAGCAGACGTACCCGAACTCAGCGAACTCAGTGCAAAAGCGGTCTCCCTCCGCAGGGCGCGAACCGCCGATGTCCCGGCCGTCCGCCGCCTCCTCGACTCCTACGTCGGCGAGCGCATCCTCCTGGACAAAGCGACGGTGACGCTTTACGAGGACATCCAGGAGTTCTGGGTGGCGGAACGCGACGACAACGCGGAGGTGGTCGGCTGCGGCGCTCTGCACGTGATGTGGGAAGACCTCGCGGAAGTCCGCACGCTCGCGGTGAACCCGGAGGTCAAGGGGGTCGGGGTGGGGCATCAGTTGCTCGGGAAGTTGCTCCAGACCGCCCGCTGGCTCGGCGTCCGCAAGGTTTTCTGTCTCACCTTCGAAGTCGACTTCTTCGCGAAGCACGGGTTCGTGGAGATCGGCGAGACTCCGGTCGACGGAGATGTCTACAGCGAGCTCCTGCGTTCCTATGACGAGGGCGTCGCGGAGTTCCTCGGCCTCGAACGAGTGAAACCGAACACCTTGGGCAACAGCCGGATGCTTCTGCATCTGTGA
- a CDS encoding histone-like nucleoid-structuring protein Lsr2, producing the protein MAQKVQVLLVDDLDGGEADETVTFALDGKSYEIDLTTANADKLRGALEDFVKAGRRTGGRGSGGRGKARAAAASGGQDTAAIRAWAKENGFEVNDRGRVPASIREAYEKANG; encoded by the coding sequence GTGGCACAGAAGGTTCAGGTCCTTCTTGTCGATGACCTCGACGGTGGCGAGGCGGACGAGACCGTGACGTTCGCGTTGGACGGCAAGTCGTACGAGATCGACCTCACCACTGCCAACGCGGACAAGCTCCGTGGGGCTCTTGAGGACTTCGTCAAGGCCGGTCGGCGCACGGGCGGCCGTGGTTCCGGCGGCCGCGGCAAGGCTCGTGCCGCTGCCGCGAGCGGTGGTCAGGACACCGCCGCGATTCGCGCCTGGGCAAAGGAGAACGGTTTCGAGGTCAATGACCGCGGCCGCGTTCCCGCGTCCATTCGTGAGGCCTACGAGAAGGCCAACGGCTGA
- a CDS encoding SCO3374 family protein produces the protein MAPTVPQPRTPVEQSDPVRQWYENELGWATAPEPGPVRLLTGLRFDVLELPAEAGFAALRHLGPMAPVALRGETMRLLVSAGGADELPGLLDWLEWGSIPLGLTAVGAGGRIDAPTPPGWSGSRGAAVWLRPPEPGREVEPTLPALPSLPTVGGGGTVPHSDPAVGSDLVRLVDTAATQCHRVRLRRRSRQPLAFS, from the coding sequence ATGGCCCCCACGGTTCCCCAGCCCCGCACGCCGGTCGAGCAGAGCGACCCGGTGCGGCAGTGGTACGAGAACGAGCTCGGCTGGGCGACCGCGCCGGAGCCGGGTCCCGTGCGACTGCTCACGGGCCTGCGCTTCGACGTCCTGGAGCTCCCGGCGGAGGCCGGCTTCGCGGCCCTGCGCCACCTCGGCCCGATGGCTCCGGTGGCCCTGCGCGGGGAAACGATGCGTCTCCTGGTGAGTGCGGGAGGCGCGGACGAGCTGCCGGGGCTGCTCGACTGGCTGGAGTGGGGAAGCATTCCCCTGGGTCTCACCGCGGTGGGGGCCGGTGGGCGGATCGACGCGCCCACTCCCCCCGGGTGGTCCGGCTCGCGGGGTGCCGCCGTCTGGCTGCGACCCCCGGAGCCCGGGCGCGAGGTGGAGCCGACGCTGCCGGCGCTTCCGTCCCTGCCCACTGTGGGGGGAGGCGGGACGGTGCCCCACAGCGACCCCGCCGTGGGCTCCGATCTCGTACGACTTGTGGACACGGCGGCAACGCAGTGCCACCGGGTCCGGTTGCGGCGTCGCAGCCGTCAGCCGTTGGCCTTCTCGTAG
- a CDS encoding ATP-dependent Clp protease ATP-binding subunit yields the protein MFERFTDRARRVVVLAQEEARMLNHNYIGTEHILLGLIHEGEGVAAKALESLGISLEAVRQQVEEIIGQGQQAPSGHIPFTPRAKKVLELSLREALQLGHNYIGTEHILLGLIREGEGVAAQVLVKLGADLNRVRQQVIQLLSGYQGKETATAGGPAEGTPSTSLVLDQFGRNLTQAARESKLDPVIGREKEIERVMQVLSRRTKNNPVLIGEPGVGKTAVVEGLAQAIVKGEVPETLKDKHLYTLDLGALVAGSRYRGDFEERLKKVLKEIRTRGDIILFIDELHTLVGAGAAEGAIDAASILKPMLARGELQTIGATTLDEYRKHLEKDAALERRFQPIQVAEPSLPHTIEILKGLRDRYEAHHRVSITDEALVQAATLADRYISDRFLPDKAIDLIDEAGSRMRIRRMTAPPDLREFDEKIAGVRRDKESAIDSQDFEKAASLRDKEKQLLAAKAKREKEWKAGDMDVVAEVDGELIAEVLATATGIPVFKLTEEESSRLLRMEDELHKRVIGQKDAVKALSKAIRRTRAGLKDPKRPGGSFIFAGPSGVGKTELSKALAEFLFGDEDALISLDMSEFSEKHTVSRLFGSPPGYVGYEEGGQLTEKVRRKPFSVVLFDEVEKAHPDIFNSLLQILEDGRLTDSQGRVVDFKNTVIIMTTNLGTRDISKGFNLGFAAQGDTKSNYERMKNKVSDELKQHFRPEFLNRVDDVVVFPQLSQDDILQIVDLMITKVDERLKDRDMGIELSQPAKELLAKKGYDPVLGARPLRRTIQREVEDTLSEKILFGELRPGHIVVVDVEGEGDTATFTFRGEEKAALPDVPPIESAAGGGAGPNLSKEA from the coding sequence ATGTTCGAGAGGTTCACCGACCGCGCGCGGCGGGTTGTCGTCCTGGCTCAGGAAGAAGCCCGGATGCTCAACCACAACTACATCGGCACCGAGCACATCCTCCTGGGCTTGATCCATGAGGGCGAGGGTGTCGCCGCTAAGGCCCTGGAGAGCCTCGGGATTTCGCTCGAGGCGGTCCGCCAGCAGGTGGAGGAGATCATCGGGCAGGGCCAGCAGGCTCCGTCCGGGCACATCCCCTTCACCCCCCGTGCCAAGAAGGTCCTGGAGCTCTCGCTCCGCGAGGCCCTTCAGCTGGGCCACAACTACATCGGCACGGAGCACATCCTGCTCGGCCTGATCCGCGAGGGCGAGGGCGTCGCCGCCCAGGTCCTGGTCAAGCTGGGCGCCGACCTCAACCGGGTGCGGCAGCAGGTCATCCAGCTGCTCTCCGGTTATCAGGGCAAGGAGACCGCCACCGCCGGCGGTCCTGCGGAGGGCACGCCTTCCACGTCCCTGGTCCTCGACCAGTTCGGCAGGAACCTCACCCAGGCGGCCCGCGAATCCAAGCTCGACCCGGTCATCGGGCGCGAGAAGGAGATCGAGCGGGTCATGCAGGTGCTGTCCCGCCGTACGAAGAACAACCCGGTCCTGATCGGTGAGCCCGGCGTCGGCAAGACCGCCGTCGTCGAGGGCCTCGCTCAGGCCATCGTCAAGGGCGAGGTGCCCGAGACCCTCAAGGACAAGCACCTCTACACCCTCGACCTCGGTGCGCTGGTCGCCGGTTCCCGCTACCGCGGTGACTTCGAGGAGCGCCTGAAGAAGGTCCTCAAGGAGATCCGCACCCGCGGCGACATCATCCTGTTCATCGACGAGCTGCACACGCTCGTGGGTGCGGGTGCCGCCGAGGGCGCCATCGACGCGGCTTCCATCCTGAAGCCGATGCTGGCCCGCGGTGAGCTCCAGACCATCGGCGCCACCACGCTCGACGAGTACCGCAAGCACCTGGAGAAGGACGCCGCGCTCGAGCGCCGCTTCCAGCCCATCCAGGTCGCGGAGCCGTCGCTGCCGCACACCATCGAGATCCTCAAGGGCCTGCGCGACCGGTACGAGGCGCACCACCGCGTCTCGATCACGGACGAGGCCCTCGTCCAGGCCGCGACCCTGGCCGACCGGTACATCTCGGACCGCTTCCTGCCGGACAAGGCGATCGACCTGATCGACGAGGCCGGTTCCCGGATGCGCATCCGCCGGATGACCGCGCCGCCGGACCTCCGCGAGTTCGACGAGAAGATCGCGGGCGTGCGTCGCGACAAGGAGTCGGCGATCGACTCCCAGGACTTCGAGAAGGCGGCCTCTCTCCGCGACAAGGAGAAGCAGCTGCTCGCCGCGAAGGCCAAGCGCGAGAAGGAATGGAAGGCCGGCGACATGGACGTCGTCGCCGAGGTCGACGGCGAGCTGATCGCCGAGGTCCTCGCGACCGCCACCGGCATCCCGGTCTTCAAGCTGACGGAGGAGGAGTCCTCCCGTCTGCTGCGCATGGAGGACGAGCTCCACAAGCGCGTCATCGGCCAGAAGGACGCCGTCAAGGCGCTCTCGAAGGCGATCCGGCGTACGCGAGCGGGTCTGAAGGACCCGAAGCGTCCCGGTGGTTCGTTCATCTTCGCGGGCCCGTCCGGTGTCGGTAAGACCGAGCTGTCCAAGGCGCTCGCCGAATTCCTCTTCGGTGACGAGGACGCGCTGATCTCCCTCGACATGTCGGAGTTCAGCGAGAAGCACACGGTCTCGCGCCTCTTCGGTTCGCCCCCCGGATACGTGGGCTACGAAGAGGGCGGCCAGCTGACCGAGAAGGTCCGTCGCAAGCCGTTCTCCGTCGTCCTCTTCGACGAGGTCGAAAAGGCCCACCCGGACATCTTCAACTCGCTCCTGCAGATCCTGGAGGACGGTCGCCTGACCGACTCCCAGGGCCGCGTCGTGGACTTCAAGAACACGGTCATCATCATGACGACCAACCTTGGTACCCGCGACATCTCGAAGGGCTTCAACCTGGGCTTCGCGGCCCAGGGCGACACGAAGTCCAACTACGAGCGGATGAAGAACAAGGTCAGCGACGAGCTGAAGCAGCACTTCCGTCCGGAGTTCCTGAACCGCGTCGACGACGTCGTCGTCTTCCCGCAGCTCAGCCAGGACGACATCCTCCAGATCGTCGACCTGATGATCACCAAGGTGGACGAGCGCCTCAAGGACCGGGACATGGGCATCGAGCTCTCCCAGCCCGCGAAGGAGCTGCTCGCGAAGAAGGGCTACGACCCGGTGCTCGGCGCGCGTCCGCTGCGACGCACGATCCAGCGCGAGGTCGAGGACACCCTCTCCGAGAAGATCCTCTTCGGTGAGCTCCGCCCCGGCCACATCGTGGTCGTCGACGTGGAGGGCGAGGGCGACACCGCCACGTTCACCTTCCGCGGCGAGGAGAAGGCGGCGCTGCCGGACGTCCCGCCGATCGAGTCGGCCGCCGGTGGCGGCGCGGGCCCGAACCTGAGCAAGGAGGCGTGA
- a CDS encoding NACHT domain-containing protein, translating into MVDPGALGARLASGAVAPLVKKLFVTDLPGAALVTEPVRISGLVSFKGEKRDVAPKDVEKIADELVRRALKAARPGELPVDATEAVAVRTALAHSLAALGTLTIADYEAVALGPEEFTRTLRSRTAVTIATFALSRDAELFLERLLHTASLHILNFFTQRSTYIARQQTRQSQQLAQLVSAVDVLLERLPSQSSEDAAFEARYASYITARHGTLTIYGLDVYAGTSEWPLDTAYLSLAATRDRPGEGAAQVAAEQVLAQHDHVLLRGVAGSGKTTLVQWLAVTAADLTYEHGATHLMGRVPFVLPMRRIVRPGTELPVPADFLAAVGCLVTGEQPAGWVERVLRAGRGVLLVDGIDEIPEERRKDAKRWLRDLTRTFPGNLWLVTTRPSAVPDRWLDTTDFVELTLSPMARDGVETFVRRWHRAAGADDAVGAALLRSVRAASELNRLATNPLMCGMLCALHRERRGFLPQDRKSLYEAALTMLLERRDVERQVAPGPSSAVRLPLTVQVQILQKLAWWLIRNSRSEMDRSDAVHIVEEAAPSMDLDGSGADVYAWLLLRSGLLREPAAGRVDFLHRTFQDYLGARLAVQELDFDLLVNHADRTQWEDVILLAVAHARPKEAERMLRRLVAGNTARGKLLAAAALPYAAEVAPAVRQLVEEGVRTLVPPRTVREAHTLAEAGRDLVLHLLPGPNEVDDELARLVVFAAARVGSPQALHFLTRFRDHPSSWVQLALALCWGGFDRELYVREVIAHLSSRPTVPVHAPEDLRALRAIGGWPDVYVTGAYRVEDLTELIVPEQLTRLTLDAPHPAEGLSWLSAFPNLTDVWVYSHVSEAEAQQVPPHVRLTVRPSHGD; encoded by the coding sequence GCGAGAAGCGGGACGTCGCCCCGAAGGACGTCGAGAAGATCGCCGACGAACTCGTCCGCAGGGCGCTGAAGGCCGCGAGGCCCGGCGAGCTCCCCGTGGACGCCACCGAGGCCGTCGCGGTCAGGACCGCCCTCGCGCACTCGCTCGCCGCCCTCGGCACCCTCACCATCGCGGACTACGAAGCCGTCGCGCTCGGCCCCGAGGAGTTCACCCGCACCCTGCGTTCGCGGACAGCCGTGACCATCGCGACCTTCGCGCTCAGTCGCGACGCCGAGCTGTTCCTCGAACGGCTGCTGCACACCGCGTCCCTGCACATCCTGAACTTCTTCACGCAGCGCTCCACGTACATCGCCCGGCAGCAGACCCGGCAGAGCCAGCAGCTCGCGCAGCTGGTCAGCGCCGTCGACGTACTCCTCGAACGGCTGCCGTCGCAGTCGTCCGAGGACGCCGCGTTCGAGGCGCGGTACGCGTCGTACATCACCGCGCGGCACGGCACCCTCACCATCTACGGGCTCGACGTCTACGCCGGGACCAGCGAGTGGCCGCTCGACACGGCCTACCTCAGCCTGGCGGCGACCAGGGACCGCCCCGGGGAGGGCGCGGCCCAGGTCGCCGCCGAGCAGGTCCTCGCCCAGCACGACCACGTGCTGCTGCGCGGCGTCGCGGGGTCCGGCAAGACGACCCTGGTCCAGTGGCTCGCCGTGACGGCGGCCGACCTGACGTACGAGCACGGAGCCACCCACCTCATGGGGCGCGTGCCGTTCGTGCTGCCGATGCGGCGGATCGTCCGGCCGGGTACCGAACTCCCCGTCCCGGCGGACTTCTTGGCTGCCGTCGGCTGCCTCGTCACCGGGGAGCAGCCCGCGGGCTGGGTGGAGCGGGTGCTGCGGGCGGGGCGCGGCGTGCTCCTCGTCGACGGCATCGACGAGATCCCCGAGGAGCGGCGCAAGGACGCCAAGCGGTGGCTGCGCGATCTGACGCGCACCTTCCCCGGCAACCTGTGGCTCGTCACGACCCGTCCCTCCGCCGTCCCGGACAGGTGGCTGGACACCACGGACTTCGTCGAGCTCACGCTGTCGCCGATGGCCCGCGACGGCGTCGAGACGTTCGTGCGCCGCTGGCACCGGGCCGCGGGGGCCGACGACGCGGTCGGCGCCGCCCTGCTGCGGTCCGTGCGGGCCGCGTCCGAACTGAACCGGCTCGCCACCAACCCGCTGATGTGCGGAATGCTCTGCGCCCTCCACCGCGAGCGGCGCGGCTTCCTGCCGCAGGACAGGAAGTCCTTGTACGAGGCCGCCCTGACCATGCTGCTCGAACGCAGGGACGTCGAGCGGCAGGTGGCTCCCGGGCCCTCGTCCGCCGTGCGCCTCCCGCTCACCGTCCAGGTGCAGATCCTGCAGAAACTCGCCTGGTGGCTGATCCGCAACAGCCGCTCGGAGATGGACCGTTCGGACGCCGTGCACATCGTCGAAGAAGCCGCCCCCTCGATGGACCTCGACGGCAGCGGTGCGGACGTGTACGCCTGGCTCCTGCTGCGGTCGGGCCTGTTGCGGGAACCGGCCGCCGGGCGCGTGGACTTCCTGCACCGCACCTTCCAGGACTACCTGGGCGCCCGCCTCGCCGTGCAGGAGCTGGACTTCGACCTGCTCGTGAACCACGCGGACCGCACCCAGTGGGAGGACGTCATCCTGCTGGCGGTCGCGCACGCGCGGCCCAAGGAGGCGGAGCGGATGCTGCGGCGGCTGGTGGCGGGCAACACGGCGCGCGGCAAGCTGCTCGCGGCGGCCGCGCTGCCGTACGCGGCGGAGGTGGCACCGGCCGTGCGGCAGCTGGTGGAGGAGGGAGTACGGACGCTCGTTCCGCCGCGGACGGTCCGCGAGGCCCACACCTTGGCGGAGGCGGGCCGCGATCTGGTGCTCCACCTGCTGCCCGGCCCCAACGAGGTCGACGACGAGCTCGCCCGTCTGGTGGTCTTCGCGGCCGCCAGGGTCGGCAGCCCGCAGGCCCTGCACTTCCTGACGCGCTTTCGCGACCACCCCAGCAGCTGGGTCCAGTTGGCCCTGGCCCTGTGCTGGGGGGGCTTCGATCGCGAGCTCTACGTACGGGAAGTCATCGCGCACCTGTCCTCCCGGCCCACCGTTCCCGTCCACGCCCCCGAGGACCTCCGCGCCCTGCGCGCCATCGGAGGCTGGCCGGACGTCTACGTCACCGGCGCCTACCGTGTCGAGGACCTCACCGAGCTCATCGTGCCCGAGCAGCTCACCCGTCTCACGCTGGACGCACCCCACCCCGCCGAAGGGCTCTCCTGGCTCTCGGCCTTCCCGAACCTGACCGACGTCTGGGTGTACTCCCACGTGAGCGAGGCCGAAGCGCAGCAGGTGCCACCGCATGTTCGCCTCACCGTCCGCCCGTCACACGGCGATTGA